The Candidatus Baltobacteraceae bacterium genome has a window encoding:
- a CDS encoding aldehyde dehydrogenase family protein: METIQRVSSEEILRGLPRSGNVIPMYVDGRWKLAAQDGTRDLINPANGETIATVAEGTERDAEEAIRAARKAFDEGPWGSLTAADRAALLLRVADRIDALRDEFTRIDTLNNGKPLREAEYDVIDAANCFRYYAGIATKPHGQTFDVPAPSQSFTVREPIGVCGQIVPWNYPLLMAVWKLAPALAAGNVCILKPAELTPLSTLRLAAIFEELEFPAGVVNIVLGAGATVGHALAASTQVDKIAFTGGTKTGRSIMQAATSNLKKISLELGGKSPNVVFADADFDTAVDYALFGIFANSGQVCSAGSRLIVERSIHDKLIDRVVERARKIRVGDGFDPNSEMGPIISPVHRERVESYITTGREEGAKLLCGGERLGGPLANGNFIAPTIFDNTKRDMRIVQEEIFGPVLVVQTFEDEADAIRLANDTVYGLAGAVFTQDVGKAHRVIRKMRAGITWINTYHPTYNEAPWGGYKQSGIGRELGTYGYDAYTEVKQINVNLDVVPSGWFSE; encoded by the coding sequence ATGGAAACGATACAACGAGTCAGCAGCGAAGAAATTCTGCGCGGGCTGCCGCGCTCCGGAAACGTCATCCCGATGTACGTCGACGGTCGCTGGAAGCTCGCGGCCCAAGACGGCACGCGCGACTTGATCAATCCCGCGAACGGCGAAACGATCGCGACCGTCGCCGAGGGCACGGAGCGCGACGCCGAAGAGGCGATTCGCGCCGCCCGCAAAGCGTTCGACGAGGGTCCGTGGGGATCGCTTACCGCCGCCGACCGCGCGGCGCTGCTCTTGCGCGTCGCCGACCGCATCGACGCTTTGCGCGACGAGTTCACGCGCATCGACACGCTCAACAACGGCAAGCCGCTGCGCGAAGCCGAGTACGACGTCATCGACGCCGCCAACTGCTTCCGCTATTACGCCGGCATTGCCACGAAGCCGCACGGGCAAACCTTCGACGTGCCCGCGCCGTCGCAGTCGTTTACCGTGCGCGAGCCGATCGGCGTTTGCGGACAGATCGTGCCGTGGAACTACCCGCTGCTCATGGCGGTGTGGAAGCTCGCGCCGGCTCTCGCGGCCGGCAACGTGTGCATTCTCAAGCCCGCCGAGCTCACGCCGCTTTCAACGCTCCGTTTAGCGGCGATCTTCGAAGAACTCGAGTTTCCGGCCGGCGTCGTCAACATCGTTCTCGGTGCCGGCGCGACGGTCGGCCACGCGCTCGCCGCCAGCACGCAAGTCGATAAGATCGCGTTTACCGGCGGAACAAAAACCGGTCGCAGCATCATGCAAGCCGCCACGTCGAACCTCAAGAAAATCTCGCTCGAGCTCGGCGGCAAATCGCCCAACGTCGTCTTCGCCGACGCCGACTTCGATACGGCCGTCGATTACGCGCTCTTCGGCATCTTCGCCAACTCCGGCCAGGTCTGTTCGGCCGGATCGCGCTTGATCGTCGAACGGTCGATTCACGACAAGCTGATCGATCGCGTGGTCGAGCGCGCGCGCAAGATTCGGGTCGGCGACGGTTTCGATCCGAACAGCGAAATGGGCCCGATTATTTCACCCGTGCATCGCGAACGCGTCGAGAGCTACATTACGACCGGCCGCGAAGAAGGCGCGAAGCTGTTGTGCGGCGGCGAGCGTCTCGGCGGACCGCTTGCAAACGGCAACTTCATCGCCCCCACCATTTTCGACAACACGAAACGCGACATGCGCATCGTTCAAGAGGAAATCTTCGGACCGGTGCTGGTGGTGCAGACGTTCGAAGACGAAGCCGACGCGATTCGTCTGGCTAACGATACGGTCTACGGACTGGCCGGCGCCGTCTTTACCCAAGACGTCGGCAAAGCGCACCGCGTGATCCGCAAGATGCGCGCCGGCATCACGTGGATCAATACGTATCATCCGACGTACAACGAAGCGCCGTGGGGCGGCTACAAGCAGTCCGGCATCGGGCGCGAGCTCGGCACGTACGGCTACGACGCGTACACGGAGGTCAAGCAGATCAACGTGAACCTCGACGTCGTCCCCTCCGGGTGGTTTAGCGAGTAA
- a CDS encoding putrescine aminotransferase, with amino-acid sequence MDERQRKVYDYTQTVLDLIDTRQITPADAKWITQETVEAFRNHVNPGFLEYRKATNVEGAEAVVEWSDAGPNSYRDVSGREYLDCLGGFGIFNVGHRHPKVVKAVMDQLRRQPLHSQDLLDPLRAMLAKTLAMLCPPGLDFAFFCNSGTEAVEGALKLARSYDPSKQTIVAATKGFHGKSYGSLSASAKAEFRRPFGPMLPNIEHVPFNDLLALRDMMTSCKAVGEDVGAVLLEPIQGEGGVNLPSDDYLPGVRELCNEFGALLILDEVQTGMGRTGKMFCCEHYGVSPDLMCLAKAFGGGVMPAGAVVGRRDIFSRLFDNPFLHTSTFGGNPLACAAALATINVLIEEALPARAAAMGDRMLAGIRRGIAGHDDLVVDVRGKGLLMAIEFCSNEIGFEFGKRMLDRGVLVSGTLVNALTIRIEPPLTIAEEQADYVCQAIADSLNSMKPLPAGA; translated from the coding sequence ATGGACGAACGACAACGTAAGGTTTACGATTACACGCAGACCGTTTTAGACCTCATCGACACGCGGCAGATCACGCCGGCCGATGCCAAGTGGATCACGCAAGAAACGGTCGAAGCGTTTCGCAATCACGTCAACCCCGGATTTCTCGAGTACCGTAAGGCGACCAACGTTGAAGGCGCCGAAGCGGTCGTCGAGTGGTCCGACGCCGGGCCGAACTCCTACCGCGACGTAAGCGGGCGCGAGTACCTCGACTGCCTGGGAGGCTTCGGCATCTTCAACGTCGGCCACCGCCATCCGAAGGTCGTTAAGGCAGTGATGGATCAGCTGCGACGTCAGCCGCTGCACAGCCAAGACTTGCTCGATCCGCTGCGCGCGATGTTGGCAAAGACGCTGGCAATGCTCTGCCCGCCGGGTTTGGACTTCGCGTTCTTCTGCAATAGCGGAACCGAGGCGGTCGAAGGCGCCCTCAAGCTGGCGCGTTCGTACGATCCCTCCAAGCAAACGATCGTCGCCGCAACCAAGGGTTTTCACGGCAAGAGTTACGGTTCGCTCTCGGCCAGCGCGAAGGCGGAGTTCCGGCGCCCGTTCGGACCGATGCTGCCGAACATCGAGCACGTTCCGTTCAACGATTTGCTCGCGCTGCGCGACATGATGACGTCGTGCAAAGCCGTCGGCGAAGACGTCGGAGCGGTGCTGCTCGAGCCGATCCAAGGCGAGGGCGGCGTTAACCTTCCCTCCGACGACTATCTGCCGGGCGTGCGCGAGTTGTGCAACGAGTTCGGCGCGCTGCTCATTCTGGACGAAGTGCAAACCGGCATGGGGCGCACCGGGAAAATGTTCTGCTGCGAACACTACGGCGTGTCGCCCGATCTCATGTGCCTGGCCAAAGCCTTCGGCGGCGGCGTCATGCCGGCGGGCGCGGTGGTGGGACGGCGCGACATCTTCTCGCGCCTGTTCGACAACCCGTTCCTGCACACGTCGACGTTCGGCGGCAACCCGCTCGCCTGCGCCGCAGCGCTGGCAACGATCAACGTCCTGATCGAAGAGGCCCTCCCCGCGCGTGCCGCCGCAATGGGCGACCGCATGCTCGCCGGCATCCGCCGAGGCATCGCCGGGCACGACGACCTCGTCGTCGACGTACGCGGAAAGGGGCTGTTGATGGCCATTGAGTTCTGCAGCAACGAGATCGGCTTCGAGTTCGGCAAACGCATGCTCGACCGCGGCGTGCTGGTCTCCGGCACGCTCGTAAACGCGCTCACGATCCGCATCGAGCCTCCGCTGACCATTGCGGAGGAACAAGCCGACTACGTGTGCCAAGCCATCGCCGACAGCCTCAATTCCATGAAACCACTTCCCGCGGGAGCGTAA
- a CDS encoding prolyl oligopeptidase family serine peptidase → MYRTFRALSAIALLSAAALCASVAEPVRAQSADAAQTTVAKASPAAQDGPDPFLWLEEQTGARAMQWVNQQNARTLPVLQSDPHYALLYNDAYSVITAKGRIPYPSVLDGAVYNFWTDATHQQGIWRRTTFADYASDTPRWTTVLDLDALSKADNKTWVNHGADCNWPKEYDCLLQLSNGGEDADTVREFDLRTDSFRQGGFMLARGKQDVSWFDDDTIAVAREWTPGQLTKSGYPYVVKLLRRGRPLSSALEIFRGKPTDVSDSASQLYDARGDRLTLITRGVDFFHTQTYLYNGNKAVLTGLPLKSSIDGMVDGRIVVSLNEPWTAGGKTFPEGAVVALAYAQFKRDPAHLHPTLVRAAGPREAIDSVAITRSKMILSIYQNVRGHAFVFTPQGATGWQVTQLVLPDKSTVYLADTNLHDNRAYIAVTGYLTPTTLWSVNADTGALAKVKALPAEFDASNDTVDQYEATSTDGTKIPYFIVHPKIMKLDGRNPTVLYGYGGFQVPLWPSYSGTVGKAWLERGGVYVVANIRGGGEFGPAWHDAGLKTHRQIVYDDFYSVAQDLIARKITSPRRLGIQGGSNGGLLMGVEFTQHPSEFNAVDIQVPLLDMLRIEKIDAGASWVGEYGSISDPAVKAFWEARSPYANLKAGVAYPEPFIWTTTKDDRVGPQHARKFAAKLAAMDVPYLFFEVTQGGHGAGANPKQDATTSALEWTYFTMKLME, encoded by the coding sequence TTGTATCGTACTTTTCGAGCGCTGAGCGCGATCGCGCTGTTGAGCGCTGCCGCTCTTTGCGCGAGCGTTGCCGAGCCGGTGCGCGCGCAGTCGGCAGACGCAGCACAAACGACGGTTGCCAAAGCCTCGCCTGCGGCGCAGGACGGCCCCGACCCGTTTCTTTGGCTCGAGGAGCAGACCGGCGCACGCGCAATGCAATGGGTGAATCAGCAGAATGCGCGCACGCTGCCGGTTCTTCAGAGCGATCCGCACTACGCGCTGCTGTATAACGACGCCTATTCCGTCATTACCGCGAAGGGGCGCATTCCATATCCGTCCGTGCTCGACGGTGCCGTGTACAACTTCTGGACCGACGCGACGCATCAACAGGGCATTTGGCGCCGAACGACGTTCGCCGATTACGCGAGCGATACGCCTCGCTGGACGACCGTGCTCGATCTCGACGCGCTAAGCAAAGCGGACAACAAAACCTGGGTCAATCACGGCGCCGACTGTAACTGGCCCAAAGAGTATGACTGCTTGTTGCAGCTCTCAAACGGTGGCGAGGACGCCGACACGGTTCGCGAGTTCGACCTTCGCACGGACTCGTTCCGTCAAGGCGGCTTCATGCTTGCGCGCGGGAAGCAAGACGTGTCGTGGTTCGACGACGACACCATTGCGGTCGCACGCGAGTGGACGCCCGGACAGCTGACGAAATCGGGCTACCCGTACGTCGTGAAATTGTTGCGCCGGGGACGGCCGTTATCCAGTGCGCTCGAGATCTTCCGCGGCAAGCCGACCGACGTCTCCGATTCCGCCTCCCAGCTCTACGACGCGCGAGGAGATCGGCTCACCCTGATCACTCGAGGCGTCGACTTCTTCCACACCCAGACGTATCTCTACAACGGTAACAAGGCAGTCCTCACCGGTTTGCCGCTGAAATCGAGCATCGACGGCATGGTCGACGGACGGATCGTCGTGTCGCTCAACGAGCCGTGGACTGCCGGCGGGAAAACCTTTCCCGAGGGCGCGGTCGTTGCTCTTGCGTACGCGCAGTTCAAGCGCGATCCGGCCCACCTGCATCCGACGCTCGTGCGCGCCGCCGGGCCTCGTGAAGCGATCGATTCCGTCGCGATCACGCGATCGAAGATGATCCTGTCGATCTACCAGAACGTCCGCGGCCACGCGTTCGTTTTTACGCCGCAGGGCGCAACCGGTTGGCAAGTCACGCAGCTAGTCCTCCCCGATAAATCCACGGTTTACCTCGCCGATACGAATCTGCACGACAACCGTGCCTATATTGCGGTGACGGGCTACCTCACGCCGACCACGCTATGGTCCGTGAACGCCGATACCGGTGCCCTCGCTAAGGTCAAAGCGCTGCCTGCGGAGTTCGACGCGTCAAACGACACCGTCGACCAGTACGAAGCCACGTCGACCGACGGCACGAAGATTCCGTATTTTATCGTGCATCCCAAGATCATGAAGCTCGACGGACGCAACCCGACGGTGTTATACGGCTACGGCGGCTTTCAAGTGCCGCTCTGGCCGTCATATTCGGGCACCGTCGGCAAGGCGTGGCTCGAGCGCGGCGGTGTCTACGTCGTCGCCAACATTCGCGGCGGCGGCGAGTTCGGTCCGGCGTGGCACGATGCCGGACTAAAGACGCACCGCCAGATCGTCTACGATGATTTCTATTCGGTCGCGCAGGATCTGATCGCGCGCAAGATCACCTCACCCAGGCGGCTCGGCATCCAGGGTGGATCCAATGGAGGACTGCTCATGGGCGTCGAGTTCACGCAGCATCCGAGCGAGTTCAACGCCGTCGACATCCAAGTGCCTTTGCTCGATATGCTAAGGATCGAAAAAATCGACGCGGGCGCGTCGTGGGTCGGTGAATACGGCAGCATCTCCGATCCGGCGGTCAAGGCGTTTTGGGAAGCGCGTTCGCCGTATGCGAACCTCAAAGCCGGTGTCGCCTATCCCGAACCGTTTATTTGGACGACGACCAAGGACGATCGTGTGGGTCCTCAGCATGCCCGCAAATTTGCCGCTAAGCTTGCTGCAATGGACGTGCCGTATCTGTTCTTTGAAGTGACGCAAGGCGGCCACGGCGCCGGCGCCAACCCCAAGCAGGACGCGACGACGAGCGCGCTCGAGTGGACCTATTTTACGATGAAGCTCATGGAGTGA
- the gabT gene encoding 4-aminobutyrate--2-oxoglutarate transaminase codes for MDTISKQNVIGRRSAAVPRGVSVAHPVVVERGAGARIWDDQGRSYLDFVGGIGTLNLGHAHPKIAEAIAEQAKRLTHTCFQVATYESYVAVAEALNRRAPGTSAKKTLLLSTGAEATENAIKIAREYTRRPAVIAFAHGYHGRTLLALSMTGKNAPYKQHFGPFCTEVYHAPFPYEHHGITSERAIEALEEIFESTVAPDRVAAIIVEPVLGEGGFVPAPAQFLRNLRALTIAHGIVLVADEIQTGFGRTGKFFACEHYGIEPDLVTVAKSLAGGLPLAGVTGKAEIMDAPAPGGLGGTFAGNPVACAAALATFELMDEAFLARAREIGARLTVELRSLQSRFPQIEDVRGLGAMVAMELSTGAEQIVDAARERGLLLLLAGKRNVVRILVPLVIDDADLDEALRIFSDSVEHVLK; via the coding sequence ATGGATACGATCAGCAAGCAGAACGTCATTGGCCGGCGCTCCGCCGCGGTTCCCCGCGGGGTCTCGGTCGCCCATCCCGTCGTCGTCGAGCGCGGCGCCGGCGCCCGCATTTGGGACGATCAGGGCCGATCCTACCTCGATTTCGTGGGCGGCATCGGGACGCTCAACCTCGGCCACGCGCATCCAAAAATCGCCGAGGCGATCGCCGAGCAAGCCAAACGCCTGACGCACACCTGCTTCCAGGTCGCGACGTACGAGTCGTACGTGGCGGTCGCCGAAGCGCTCAACCGCCGCGCGCCGGGAACGTCGGCGAAGAAAACGCTTTTGCTTTCGACCGGCGCGGAAGCGACCGAGAACGCAATCAAGATCGCGCGCGAGTACACGCGGCGACCGGCGGTGATCGCGTTCGCCCACGGCTATCACGGCAGAACGCTGCTCGCGCTATCGATGACCGGCAAGAACGCACCGTACAAACAGCACTTTGGGCCGTTCTGCACCGAGGTCTATCACGCGCCGTTTCCGTACGAGCATCACGGCATCACGAGCGAGCGCGCGATCGAAGCGCTCGAAGAGATTTTCGAAAGCACCGTCGCTCCCGATCGCGTCGCCGCGATCATCGTCGAGCCGGTGCTGGGCGAAGGCGGATTCGTGCCGGCGCCCGCGCAGTTCTTGCGCAATCTGCGCGCGTTGACGATCGCACACGGCATCGTGCTGGTTGCCGACGAGATTCAAACCGGATTCGGACGCACCGGAAAGTTCTTTGCGTGCGAACATTACGGCATCGAACCCGATCTCGTTACCGTCGCCAAATCGCTTGCCGGAGGATTGCCGCTCGCAGGCGTGACCGGCAAAGCCGAAATCATGGACGCGCCCGCCCCGGGCGGTCTGGGCGGAACGTTTGCGGGCAATCCGGTTGCATGCGCCGCCGCGCTCGCGACCTTCGAGTTGATGGACGAAGCGTTCTTGGCACGCGCGCGAGAGATCGGTGCTCGCCTGACCGTCGAGCTGCGCTCGCTGCAGTCGCGTTTTCCGCAGATCGAAGACGTGCGCGGCTTGGGCGCGATGGTCGCCATGGAGCTGTCGACGGGTGCCGAGCAGATCGTCGACGCGGCGCGCGAACGCGGCCTCTTGCTGCTGCTCGCCGGCAAACGCAACGTCGTACGCATCTTGGTACCGCTCGTTATCGACGACGCCGATCTCGACGAAGCGCTGCGCATATTCTCAGACAGCGTGGAGCACGTGTTGAAATAA